The window TCGGTCCCTCAGCGTTTTTGTTGTTCTCTGTGGTCCGTTCATCGCCTTGACATTTGCGCGCATCTTCTGTAGGGTGACTTCAACGCTCAGGGTCATTCGTTATTGGTAGGCGCGATGGTCGAGGCGGCGGTTCTGCAACAGCTTGAACGGTTGGCTGACCAGCTTGGCGTCAAGGTCCTCTACGAGAACCTGGATCAGCAGGAATTCGTCGTGAGAAGCGGGACCTGCACGCTGCGCGGACAGCTCGTGGTCATCATCGATGATCGTCTTGCTCCGAGCGATCGAATACAGGTCCTGGCCGATTGCCTGTCACGGTTCGACCTATCCACCATCTATCTGATCCCGGCTGTTCGTGAATTGATTGACGCGCGGCGGACCACGCCGCCCGCCGCATAGGAGGGGAAACTCGGTCCCGATCCGCAGTCGGACGAGTAACCCCAGGAACAGACATTGGGATCCGTCATTGCGAGCGTCGCGAAGTAATCCCACCGTTCTGCACTGAGAGTGCCGCGCACCCTTCGGGTGCTCGCAATGACAGACAAATGAGTAGGTTGCGTCATCAATCTCTACTCCTTGAAGTGACGATTGAGCTTGACAGGAGCGTACGTTCCGCTATACTGAGATCGCCTTTTAATCGAACTCAGAGAGGTTCGAAAAGGAGATGGAGTGAAAAGTTCCCAGCTTATTCTGGTCAGCGTGTATCGAATAACCTCCTCGCCGGATGGTGAGGGGGTTTTTTTGTATCCTGAACGTCATGGCCACTGAGTTGAACGAAAGGGCCCAGATCCTCGATCCGCCGGCAATCCAGCGGGCGGTCACCAGGATTGCCCACGAGATTGTCGAGCGGAATAACGGGACGGAACACCTCGTCCTGATCGGCCTCCGTAGCCGTGGGGTTGATCTTGCACGGCGGATCGCTGGGGAACTGACGCTGATTGCCGGGACCGAGACTCCGGTTGGGGCCCTGGATGTGACCCTCTACCGGGATGATCTGGACAAGGTTGGGCCACAGCCCGTCGTTCGTAAAACCGAGATCCCGTTCTCGATCAACGAAAAGCGGGTGGTGCTGGTAGACGATGTCCTGTACACCGGCCGGACCATTCGGGCAGCCCTGGACGGACTGATCGACCTTGGCCGGCCCCGTCTCATTCAGCTCGCCGTTCTCGTCGATCGAGGTCATCGCGAACTGCCGATTCGAGCCGACTACGTCGGCAAGAATGTCCCCACCTCGCGCGAGGAACAGATTCAGGTTCTGCTGACTGAGGAGGACGGGGAGGACAGAGTCGTGATCGTGAAACCGTAGAGAAAGATGCGATGGGCCTAGCGCAAAAAGATCTGTTGAGCATGCAGGAGCTGACGTCGGATGAGATCCGATTGATCCTGGATACCGCCGAGTCGATGAAAGAGGTGGCCCGCCGCGACATCAAAAAGGTCCCGACTCTGCGCGGCAAGACAGTGATCAACCTGTTCTACGAGCCCAGCACGCGGACCCGCACATCCTTTGAGATCGCGGGAAAGTGGCTCAGCGCCGACGTCATCAATATCTCCGCCTCGGCCAGTTCAGTGACCAAGGGGGAGAGTTTGAAGGATACGGGTCTCACACTGCAGGCGATGCACCCAGACATCGTCGTGATCCGCCATCCGGCAGCGGGCGCGGCGGCGTTTCTGGCTGCGCGGCTTGCTGCGTCGGTCATCAACGCGGGGGATGGCGCCCACCAACACCCCAGCCAGGCGTTGCTGGACCTCTTCACCATCAGGGAAAAAATGGGACGGCTGGAGGGGTTGAAGGCCGCCATTGTCGGCGATATCGCCCATAGCCGGGTTGCCAGGAGCAATATCCACGGGATGCAGACGATGGGGATGGAGGTGCGGGTCGCAGGGCCTCGGACGATGCTTCCACGTTTCATCGAACGACTCGGCGTTGAGGTCTTTACGAACCTTGATCGGGCCATCTCCGAGGTCGATGTGATTATGATGCTCAGGCTCCAGACCGAGCGTCAACAGGCCGGGCTGTTCCCCTCGCTCCGAGAGTACTCGCGCCTG of the Candidatus Methylomirabilis lanthanidiphila genome contains:
- a CDS encoding uracil phosphoribosyltransferase, whose translation is MVRGFFCILNVMATELNERAQILDPPAIQRAVTRIAHEIVERNNGTEHLVLIGLRSRGVDLARRIAGELTLIAGTETPVGALDVTLYRDDLDKVGPQPVVRKTEIPFSINEKRVVLVDDVLYTGRTIRAALDGLIDLGRPRLIQLAVLVDRGHRELPIRADYVGKNVPTSREEQIQVLLTEEDGEDRVVIVKP
- a CDS encoding aspartate carbamoyltransferase, producing MGLAQKDLLSMQELTSDEIRLILDTAESMKEVARRDIKKVPTLRGKTVINLFYEPSTRTRTSFEIAGKWLSADVINISASASSVTKGESLKDTGLTLQAMHPDIVVIRHPAAGAAAFLAARLAASVINAGDGAHQHPSQALLDLFTIREKMGRLEGLKAAIVGDIAHSRVARSNIHGMQTMGMEVRVAGPRTMLPRFIERLGVEVFTNLDRAISEVDVIMMLRLQTERQQAGLFPSLREYSRLYGLTAERLKTAKPDVLIMHPGPINRGVEIAPDVADGPYSLILNQVENGLAVRMALLYLLAGGGQAGQS